From one Lotus japonicus ecotype B-129 chromosome 3, LjGifu_v1.2 genomic stretch:
- the LOC130743913 gene encoding uncharacterized protein LOC130743913: MGSWENGVWSWNFKWRRRLCGREVVWLEDLLGVVQQMQVVENVGDKWIWRHEGEGAYTVNSSYCFLQEHANVEGDPAFQLLWSVPAPSNPKALAWRVLWDRVQTRDNLRKRGVIGGGVASLCPLCEFEVETSSHLFFLCPATVQIWYACFGWLGISTALVPSSRLHIIQFPSIGRSKAQHEGEVVIWLAIIWSVWLYRNKVIFQGGIFEWEQVFEMAQLRAWQWLSARAADFSYSWYEWKLNPTSCLLSL; encoded by the coding sequence ATGGGAAGCTGGGAAAATGGCGTTTGGTCATGGAACTTCAAATGGAGAAGGAGACTTTGTGGTAGGGAGGTGGTTTGGCTAGAGGATTTGTTGGGGGTGGTACAGCAGATGCAGGTTGTGGAAAATGTGGGTGATAAGTGGATTTGGAGGCATGAAGGCGAGGGAGCTTACACTGTTAATTCATCTTACTGTTTTTTGCAGGAACATGCTAATGTTGAGGGTGATCCAGCGTTCCAATTGCTTTGGTCTGTGCCTGCTCCTTCTAATCCAAAAGCGTTGGCCTGGCGAGTGCTATGGGATAGGGTGCAAACGAGAGACAACTTGCGCAAGCGTGGAGTAATTGGCGGCGGCGTGGCATCTTTGTGCCCATTGTGTGAGTTTGAGGTTGAGACAAGCTCTCACTTGTTCTTCTTATGCCCTGCAACTGTGCAAATTTGGTATGCTTGTTTTGGCTGGCTAGGCATCTCCACAGCGTTGGTTCCTTCGTCTCGGCTGCATATCATCCAATTTCCATCAATTGGGAGAAGCAAAGCTCAACACGAGGGTGAGGTAGTGATCTGGCTGGCAATTATATGGTCTGTGTGGCTGTACAGGAATAAAGTGATCTTTCAAGGAGGTATATTTGAATGGGAGCAGGTTTTCGAAATGGCTCAGTTGCGGGCTTGGCAATGGCTGAGTGCAAGAGCTGCAGATTTCTCCTATTCATGGTATGAGTGGAAATTGAACCCAACCTCATGCCTGTTATCTTTATAA
- the LOC130749416 gene encoding dirigent protein 19-like, whose amino-acid sequence MALKTLIFSFLVLSFHTLTTAATADQPSFFVRSIDREMTEKKENYSHFRFYWQDIVGGANATSIPIIESIPKFNLTSTFGLTRVIDNALTVGPNRTSKLVGRAQGFYVSTSQTEYDFLMIQTFVLFEGVYNGSSITFLARNPINEKVRELPVVGGVGRFRFAKGYARVNTISFDYLTGDTTVEYNVYVSHYHH is encoded by the coding sequence ATGGCTCTCAAAACCCTCATATTCTCCTTCCTCGTCCTCTCCTTCCACACCCTCACCACTGCCGCCACCGCCGACCAACCAAGTTTCTTCGTGCGTTCCATAGACCGTGAGATGACCGAGAAGAAAGAAAACTACAGCCACTTCCGGTTCTACTGGCAAGACATCGTGGGCGGGGCCAACGCCACCTCCATCCCAATCATTGAATCAATCCCTAAGTTCAACCTCACCAGTACCTTCGGTCTGACTAGGGTCATCGACAATGCTCTGACGGTGGGACCCAATCGGACCTCGAAGCTGGTGGGGCGGGCTCAGGGTTTTTACGTCTCCACATCTCAAACAGAGTACGATTTTTTGATGATTCAGACTTTCGTGCTGTTCGAAGGAGTGTACAACGGGAGCAGCATCACCTTCTTGGCGAGGAACCCAATTAACGAGAAGGTGAGGGAGTTGCCGGTGGTAGGAGGCGTTGGGCGTTTCCGGTTTGCTAAGGGATATGCTCGTGTTAACACCATCTCTTTTGATTACCTAACGGGTGATACAACCGTTGAGTACAACGTTTATGTTTCCCATTATCATCATTAG